One genomic segment of Sminthopsis crassicaudata isolate SCR6 chromosome 2, ASM4859323v1, whole genome shotgun sequence includes these proteins:
- the LOC141559148 gene encoding uncharacterized protein LOC141559148, with translation MEGYVRGRFSGGRKADQLAGYRVMDLKFIEENEETRRRRWFGLEGEEDVCWPETATPGTGELGGTWRSQAEWELLVARLLIMLEKIQHAVLWFSLLRSSLAHRHWGKSGGFLEPQARGERGAAAPTRPPAGAPHPRSSLSPRNAWNREPSLEKNKSSPSIERAQQKLRDPARDLAPAWAPGGPRESQGVPGFLRKESRFPKDCISKMEQSPLRKGTVWEFVFVSPVPEIIPGIREKNGSSGHFGAVLQGSGIWLSI, from the exons ATGGAAGGCTATGTCCGGGGGCGGTTCAGTGGGGGAAGGAAGGCTGACCAGCTGGCCGGCTACAGGGTGATGGACCTGAAGTTCattgaagagaatgaagaaactCGGAGGAGGCGCTGGTTTGGGCTGGAGGGGGAGGAGGACGTCTGTTGGCCCGAGACAGCGACTCCTGGGACtggagagctgggagggacctggAGGTCCCAGGCTGAGTGGGAACTGCTGGTGG CAAGGCTCTTGATAATGCTGGAGAAGATCCAGCATGCGGTCCTCTGGTTCTCTCTGTTG AGGAGCTCGCTGGCCCATCGTCACTGGGGGAAGAGCGGAGGCTTCCTGGAGCCCCAAGCCCGGGGTGAGAGGGGAGCGGCCGCTCCCACACGCCCACCCGCTGGTGCCCCCCACCCTCGCTCCTCTCTCAGCCCCAGGAATGCTTGGAATCGTGAACCCAGCCTGGAGAAAAACAAGTCTTCCCCCTCCATAGAGAGGGCGCAGCAGAAGCTGCGGGATCCAGCTCGGGATCTTGCTCCTGCCTGGGCCCCTGGAGGCCCCAGAGAGTCCCAAGGAGTCCCAGGCTTCCTAAGAAAGGAGTCCCGTTTCCCCAAGG ATTGTATCTCAAAAATGGAACAAAGCCCCttgagaaaaggaactgtttgggagtttgtctttgtatctccagtacctgAGATAATACCTGGCATACg GGAGAAGAATGGATCTTCGGGCCACTTTGGGGCCGTTCTCCAAGGCTCAGGAATCTGGTTAAG CATTTAA